One part of the Drosophila santomea strain STO CAGO 1482 unplaced genomic scaffold, Prin_Dsan_1.1 Segkk79_quiver_pilon_misjoin1_scaf, whole genome shotgun sequence genome encodes these proteins:
- the LOC120457817 gene encoding uncharacterized protein LOC120457817: MVSALKCSLAVAVMISLACSAYAVKCYQCESLTMPKCGLKFEADETLLLDCSRIGPPRYLQNFFPLRNATGCMKKTLESVAGHPQIVRSCYFGDINDIHGGCQSDPSMPFVKQLGCEVCTKDECNGSSSLTPVAGAILLFFGVARLLA; the protein is encoded by the exons ATGGTGTCCGCTCTGAAATGCAGTTTGGCCGTGGCCGTTATGATCAGTCTGGCTTGTTCGG CCTACGCCGTCAAGTGCTACCAGTGCGAGTCCCTCACGATGCCAAAGTGTGGCCTGAAGTTCGAGGCCGACGAGACTTTGCTGCTGGACTGTTCCCGGATCGGACCCCCCCGCTATCTGCAGAACTTCTTCCCCCTGCGGAACGCCACTGGCTGCATGAAGAAGACCCTTGAAAGCG TGGCCGGACATCCGCAGATCGTGAGGAGCTGCTACTTCGGGGACATCAACGATATCCACGGTGGCTGCCAGTCGGATCCCTCCATGCCTTTCGTAAAACAGCTGGGCTGCGAAGTCTGCACCAAGGACGAGTGCAACGGATCCTCCTCCCTGACCCCCGTTGCCGGAGCCATCCTGCTCTTCTTCGGCGTCGCTCGTCTGCTGGCCTAG
- the LOC120457803 gene encoding uncharacterized protein LOC120457803 gives MVSSAKLILALTVLATVACTGYAIKCYQCDSLSQSKCGKDIKSDSSLVLDCTKMAPPRFLQSFFPVRNATGCMKQTIDIPGNPQIVRSCYFGNIDDTKVGCQTDPSLTINKLLSCEVCTKDECNGSSSLAPIAGVILLFLGLARLLA, from the exons ATGGTGTCGAGTGCAAAATTGATCTTGGCTCTCACCGTCTTGGCCACCGTAGCCTGCACTG GGTACGCCATTAAGTGCTATCAGTGCGATTCCTTGTCTCAATCCAAGTGCGGAAAGGACATAAAGTCAGATAGTAGTCTCGTGTTGGATTGCACCAAGATGGCTCCTCCTCGATTCCTCCAGAGCTTCTTCCCAGTTCGCAACGCCACCGGTTGCATGAAGCAGACCATCGACA TTCCGGGAAACCCCCAGATCGTGAGGTCCTGCTACTTCGGCAACATCGACGACACAAAGGTTGGATGCCAGACGGATCCCAGCCTGACGATTAACAAGTTGCTGAGCTGCGAGGTTTGCACCAAGGACGAGTGCAACGGATCCTCCTCCCTGGCCCCCATCGCCGGAGTAATCCTGCTCTTCCTTGGCTTGGCCCGTCTGCTGGCCTGA
- the LOC120457802 gene encoding uncharacterized protein LOC120457802 has protein sequence MPHYLLFFGALISLLASAYAIKCYACESVYEASCGDDFEVENHFKYDCAFIAPPRFLENDLLNVNATACLKRVFKENGIRKIVRGCYFGEVNATDVWCKMDPTLTAVQNSSCHVCDSENYCNGSNGGPVDKWKIFASLVLFFLAPQLL, from the exons ATGCCGCattatttacttttctttGGCGCGCTCATCTCGCTGCTGGCCTCag CTTACGCCATCAAGTGCTACGCCTGCGAATCCGTATACGAGGCTAGTTGCGGCGACGACTTCGAAGTCGAGAACCATTTCAAATACGACTGCGCCTTTATTGCTCCGCCGCGATTTCTGGAGAATGATCTTCTCAATGTGAATGCCACGGCCTGTTTGAAACGGGTGTTCAAGG AAAATGGCATACGTAAAATCGTCAGAGGCTGCTACTTTGGCGAGGTAAATGCCACCGATGTGTGGTGCAAAATGGACCCCACCCTGACGGCGGTGCAGAATTCAAGTTGTCATGTGTGCGACAGCGAGAACTACTGCAATGGATCGAACGGAGGTCCAGTGGATAAATGGAAAATCTTCGCCAGTCTGGTCTTGTTTTTCTTGGCACCTCAACTGCTCTGA
- the LOC120457691 gene encoding uncharacterized protein LOC120457691 encodes MAMMAALSSLFLLVTLASSARAITCYECDSVNNPGCGERFAGDDISTTDCDVVANMRSLGAEATCLTKYHEGMPGDTRFVRRSCYFGDASPIGISCDDGPDPVVPFMNFLGCTLCNTDLCNTAATLSTLPLVSALSLLGLLILLANV; translated from the exons ATGGCGATGATGGCAGCGCTTTCCTCCCTCTTTCTGCTCGTCACGCTGGCAAGCTCAG CCCGTGCTATTACCTGCTACGAATGTGATTCCGTCAATAATCCAGGGTGTGGGGAGCGGTTTGCGGGCGATGACATATCCACGACGGATTGCGATGTGGTGGCGAACATGCGATCCCTGGGAGCGGAGGCCACTTGCCTTACCAAGTACCACGAGGGAA TGCCAGGAGACACGCGCTTCGTGAGGCGTTCCTGCTACTTTGGCGATGCCTCACCGATAGGCATAAGTTGCGACGATGGACCAGATCCTGTGGTGCCCTTTATGAATTTCCTGGGTTGCACACTCTGCAATACGGATTTGTGCAACACAGCCGCTACATTATCCACTCTACCCCTGGTCAGCGCCCTTTCGCTACTCGGACTGCTTATCTTACTTGCGAACGTATAA